A section of the Citrus sinensis cultivar Valencia sweet orange chromosome 8, DVS_A1.0, whole genome shotgun sequence genome encodes:
- the LOC102609038 gene encoding receptor protein kinase-like protein At4g34220 yields the protein MYWKLQNRQSVKGTMGFILFAFVFLHLVPSFGLNTDGVLLLSFKYSILSDPLSVLQNWNYDDATPCSWTGVTCTQIDATTIPGSPDMFRVISLILPNSQLLGSVTKDLGLIQHLRHLDLSNNFFNGSLPLSIFSATELQVLSLSNNAISGELPDLIGQIPRLQLLNLSVNALAGKVPRNLTAVKSLTVVSLRSNYFSGSIPSGFTSVEVLDLSSNLFNGSLPLDFGGGNLRYLNLSYNKISGSISPEFAKRIPQNVTIDLSFNNLTGAIPGALPLVNQRMESFSGNVELCGKPLKNLCSIPSTLSTPPNVSTTTSPAIAVIPKSIDSVPVTNSSPAAATGAQNQRPGLKPGTIAAIAVADLAGIGLLAFIVFYVYQLKKRKALDKSVMDTSSSAKPEKKQPVEAVTTVTKTEHATWSCLKMIKGEETSDANTSSDSDQDGGNNEYEDHANVVQQQESKRGASGTLVTVDGETELEVETLFKASAYILGTSSSSIVYKAVLADGTTLAVRRIGETCFERLKDLESQVKAIAKLKHPNLVKLRGFYWEDEEKLLIHDYVSNGCLASFSFRKPSSSPLHLPLEVRLKIARGVARGLAYIHEKKHVHGNIKPSNILLNSEMEPVIGDFGLDSLVSTNIRFSNNTSYKESNSSSRLFGSQKSTPHQDQHATTSSSPYAPAGSSGASMSLYQAPELLKTLKPSPKWDVYSFGIVLLELLTGRVLSERELDQYGTVNSASEEKLRVLRMADVTIRGDVESREDAMLTCFKLGFRCASFVPQKRPSMKEAAQILEKIIPC from the exons ATGTACTGGAAGTTGCAGAATCGTCAGTCAGTTAAGGGAACAATGGGTTTCATTCTCTTTGCTTTCGTTTTTCTTCATCTAGTTCCTTCATTTGGTCTTAACACAGATGGCGTTCTTTTACTTTCCTTCAAATACTCAATCCTCAGCGACCCTTTATCAGTCTTGCAAAACTGGAACTACGACGATGCAACTCCATGTTCATGGACTGGAGTCACATGCACACAAATTGACGCCACCACCATCCCAGGGTCACCAGACATGTTCAGAGTCATCAGCTTGATCCTCCCCAACAGCCAGCTTCTAGGCTCGGTCACCAAAGATTTAGGCCTCATTCAACACCTTCGCCATCTCGATCTCTCCAACAACTTCTTCAACGGGTCACTCCCACTCTCAATCTTCAGTGCCACTGAGCTACAGGTGCTGTCTCTCTCTAACAATGCCATCTCCGGTGAGCTACCAGACCTTATTGGTCAAATACCCCGCCTGCAGCTCTTGAATCTTTCCGTTAATGCATTAGCTGGGAAAGTGCCTAGAAATTTGACAGCCGTAAAGAGCCTAACAGTTGTTTCCCTGAGgagtaattatttttctggTAGCATCCCTAGCGGGTTCACTTCAGTTGAGGTTTTGGACCTCTCGTCCAACCTTTTTAACGGGTCGCTTCCTTTAGATTTTGGTGGTGGCAATTTGCGGTACTTGAACTTATCTTACAACAAGATCTCAGGTTCGATATCTCCGGAATTTGCCAAAAGAATCCCACAAAATGTCACCATCGATTTGTCATTCAACAACTTAACTGGAGCTATACCAGGGGCTTTGCCGTTGGTTAATCAAAGAATGGAGTCGTTTTCAGGAAACGTTGAGCTTTGTGGGAAGCCGTTAAAGAATCTTTGTTCAATACCTTCAACTCTATCAACACCACCAAATGTTTCAACCACTACGTCGCCAGCTATTGCTGTGATTCCAAAGTCAATAGACTCGGTCCCAGTCACAAACTCATCCCCAGCAGCAGCAACTGGGGCACAAAATCAAAGACCTGGGCTAAAACCAGGCACTATAGCGGCCATTGCTGTGGCGGATTTAGCAGGTATAGGCCTTCTTGCTTTCATCGTCTTTTACGTTTATCAACTCAAGAAGCGCAAAGCTCTAGACAAATCAGTAATGGATACAAGCTCATCAGCAAAGCCAGAGAAGAAACAGCCAGTTGAAGCAGTCACCACAGTGACAAAAACAGAACATGCAACATGGTCGTgcttgaaaatgataaaaggaGAGGAGACATCGGATGCTAACACAAGCTCTGATAGTGACCAAGACGGCGGCAACAACGAATACGAAGATCATGCGAATGTTGTTCAGCAGCAAGAGAGCAAAAGGGGAGCTTCAGGCACGTTGGTGACAGTTGATGGGGAGACAGAGCTGGAAGTGGAGACATTGTTCAAAGCATCGGCTTACATTCTGGGCACGAGCAGCTCCAGCATTGTGTACAAAGCCGTGCTGGCAGATGGAACTACTTTAGCTGTGAGAAGAATTGGGGAGACTTGTTTTGAGAGACTCAAGGATTTGGAGAGCCAAGTGAAGGCCATTGCTAAACTAAAGCATCCCAATTTGGTTAAGCTTCGTGGGTTTTACTGGGAAGATGAAGAGAAGCTTCTTATCCATGACTACGTCTCCAATGGCTGCCTTGCTAGCTTCAGTTTCA GGAAACCAAGCTCGTCGCCATTGCATCTACCTCTCGAAGTGAGGCTCAAGATAGCAAGAGGAGTAGCTCGAGGGCTAGCCTACATTCACGAGAAGAAACACGTACATGGCAACATTAAACCCAGTAACATTCTCTTAAACTCAGAAATGGAACCCGTGATAGGCGATTTTGGTTTAGATAGCCTTGTTTCCACCAACATTCGCTTCAGCAACAACACGAGCTACAAAGAAAGCAATTCATCATCCCGGCTTTTCGGCAGTCAAAAGTCCACCCCTCATCAAGACCAACATGCAACTACTAGTTCGAGCCCGTATGCCCCCGCCGGGTCATCCGGGGCCTCGATGTCGCTTTACCAGGCGCCAGAGTTGTTAAAGACCCTCAAGCCAAGCCCTAAGTGGGATGTGTATTCGTTTGGGATTGTTTTGCTTGAGCTTCTAACAGGGAGAGTTTTATCAGAACGGGAGTTGGATCAATACGGTACTGTTAATTCAGCTTCGGAGGAGAAGCTTAGGGTTTTGAGGATGGCTGACGTGACTATTAGGGGTGACGTGGAGAGCAGGGAGGATGCCATGTTGACTTGTTTTAAGTTAGGGTTCCGTTGTGCATCTTTTGTGCCGCAAAAGAGACCTTCCATGAAAGAAGCAGCTCAAATCCTGGAAAAGATAATCCCATGCTAA
- the LOC102609328 gene encoding probable carbohydrate esterase At4g34215 isoform X2, with translation MEAPNPGQKSDIQNPTQIFILSGQSNMAGRGGVTKHHHWDGVVPHECQPHPSILRFSSKLHWEPAREPLHADIDTKKACGVGPGMSFANAVVARAEGERVGLVPCAVGGTAIKEWARGEELYESMVARSKESVNKSGGGIKALLWYQGESDASTDHDAEAYQQNMEAFISNVREDLELPSLPIIQVALASGDKYKEKVREAQLGINLQNVVCVDAKGLHLKEDHLHLTTEAQVKLGHMLAEAYLKHFAGSD, from the exons ATGGAAGCTCCCAACCCAGGCCAGAAATCGGACATCCAAAACCCGACCCAGATTTTCATCCTATCTGGGCAGAGCAACATGGCAGGCCGAGGCGGTGTAACGAAGCACCACCACTGGGACGGGGTAGTCCCGCACGAGTGCCAACCTCATCCCTCCATTCTCCGCTTCAGCTCCAAGCTCCACTGGGAGCCGGCGCGTGAGCCTCTCCACGCGGACATCGACACCAAGAAGGCCTGCGGCGTGGGGCCCGGGATGTCTTTCGCCAATGCGGTCGTTGCGCGTGCGGAGGGGGAGCGAGTGGGGCTGGTGCCGTGTGCGGTGGGGGGAACCGCCATCAAAGAGTGGGCCCGTGGAGAGGAGTTGTACGAGAGTATGGTGGCGAGGAGTAAAGAGAGTGTGAACAAGAGCGGCGGAGGGATTAAGGCTTTGTTGTGGTACCAAGGGGAGAGTGACGCGTCGACGGATCACGATGCCGAGGCTTACCAGCAGAACATGGAGGCATTCATTAGTAATGTCAGGGAAGATCTTGAGTTGCCTTCACTCCCTATAATTCAG GTAGCGCTTGCTTCAGGAGACAAGTACAAAGAGAAAGTAAGGGAAGCGCAACTGGGGATCAATCTTCAAAATGTTGTGTGTGTCGATGCCAAGGGATTGCATCTCAAAGAAGATCACCTCCACCTTACCACGGAAGCTCAGGTTAAGTTAGGTCACATGCTGGCCGAGGCGTACTTGAAGCATTTTGCTGGATCAGATTAA
- the LOC102609328 gene encoding probable carbohydrate esterase At4g34215 isoform X1: MEAPNPGQKSDIQNPTQIFILSGQSNMAGRGGVTKHHHWDGVVPHECQPHPSILRFSSKLHWEPAREPLHADIDTKKACGVGPGMSFANAVVARAEGERVGLVPCAVGGTAIKEWARGEELYESMVARSKESVNKSGGGIKALLWYQGESDASTDHDAEAYQQNMEAFISNVREDLELPSLPIIQVTVALASGDKYKEKVREAQLGINLQNVVCVDAKGLHLKEDHLHLTTEAQVKLGHMLAEAYLKHFAGSD, translated from the exons ATGGAAGCTCCCAACCCAGGCCAGAAATCGGACATCCAAAACCCGACCCAGATTTTCATCCTATCTGGGCAGAGCAACATGGCAGGCCGAGGCGGTGTAACGAAGCACCACCACTGGGACGGGGTAGTCCCGCACGAGTGCCAACCTCATCCCTCCATTCTCCGCTTCAGCTCCAAGCTCCACTGGGAGCCGGCGCGTGAGCCTCTCCACGCGGACATCGACACCAAGAAGGCCTGCGGCGTGGGGCCCGGGATGTCTTTCGCCAATGCGGTCGTTGCGCGTGCGGAGGGGGAGCGAGTGGGGCTGGTGCCGTGTGCGGTGGGGGGAACCGCCATCAAAGAGTGGGCCCGTGGAGAGGAGTTGTACGAGAGTATGGTGGCGAGGAGTAAAGAGAGTGTGAACAAGAGCGGCGGAGGGATTAAGGCTTTGTTGTGGTACCAAGGGGAGAGTGACGCGTCGACGGATCACGATGCCGAGGCTTACCAGCAGAACATGGAGGCATTCATTAGTAATGTCAGGGAAGATCTTGAGTTGCCTTCACTCCCTATAATTCAGGTCACT GTAGCGCTTGCTTCAGGAGACAAGTACAAAGAGAAAGTAAGGGAAGCGCAACTGGGGATCAATCTTCAAAATGTTGTGTGTGTCGATGCCAAGGGATTGCATCTCAAAGAAGATCACCTCCACCTTACCACGGAAGCTCAGGTTAAGTTAGGTCACATGCTGGCCGAGGCGTACTTGAAGCATTTTGCTGGATCAGATTAA
- the LOC102609596 gene encoding D-3-phosphoglycerate dehydrogenase 1, chloroplastic, whose translation MATSAASCAASLRQPSLKLSLSSKHSLSPLFSVSFNHKRAPPRLVIIASAAADGISSKPTVLIAEKLGQAGLDLLNEFANVDCAYNLSPEELCTKISLCDALIVRSGTKVNRDVFESSAGRLKVVGRAGVGIDNVDLAAATEFGCLVVNAPTANTVAAAEHGIALLAAMARNVAQADASVKAGKWQRNKYVGVSLVGKTLAVLGFGKVGSEVARRAKGLGMHVIAHDPYAPADRARAIGVDLVSFDEAIATADFISLHMPLTPATSKVLNDETFGKMKKGVRIINVARGGVIDEEALVRALDSGRVAQAALDVFTEEPPPADSKLVQHERVTVTPHLGASTMEAQEGVAIEIAEAVVGALKGELAATAVNAPMVPAEVLTELKPFVELAEKLGRLAVQLVAGGSGVKTVKVSYASSRAPDDLDTRLLRAMITKGLIEPISDVFVNLVNADYTAKQRGLRLTEERILLDGSPESPLEFIQVQIANVESKFASAISESGEIKVEGRVKDGVPHLTKVGSFEVDVSLEGSIILCRQVDQPGMIGTVGSILGSENVNVSFMSVGRVAPRKHAVMAIGVDEQPRKETLKKIGDVPAIEEFVFLKL comes from the exons ATGGCCACGTCAGCAGCCTCCTGCGCTGCCTCCCTCCGTCAGCCTTCCCTCAAGCTATCACTGTCTTCCAAACACTCTCTTTCCCCTCTATTCTCCGTCTCCTTCAACCACAAGCGGGCCCCGCCGCGGCTCGTAATAATCGCATCCGCCGCCGCCGACGGCATCTCCTCAAAACCGACCGTTTTGATCGCCGAGAAGCTCGGACAGGCCGGCTTGGATCTTCTCAACGAGTTCGCCAACGTGGACTGCGCATACAACTTGTCGCCAGAGGAGCTCTGCACGAAGATCTCGCTCTGCGACGCGCTGATCGTGCGCAGCGGCACGAAGGTCAATCGCGACGTGTTCGAGTCGTCAGCTGGAAGGTTGAAGGTCGTTGGGAGAGCCGGTGTTGGTATTGATAATGTGGATCTGGCTGCGGCTACTGAGTTTGGTTGCTTGGTTGTGAACGCGCCGACGGCGAATACCGTTGCGGCTGCTGAGCATGGGATCGCGCTTTTGGCTGCCATGGCTAGAAATGTCGCCCAGGCTGATGCCTCTGTTAAGGCTG gAAAGTGGCAAAGGAACAAATATGTGGGTGTCTCCCTTGTGGGTAAAACACTTGCTGTATTGGGATTCGGAAAGGTTGGATCAGAAGTTGCTCGTCGTGCCAAGGGTCTGGGTATGCATGTCATTGCACATGATCCGTATGCACCAGCTGATCGTGCTCGTGCTATCGGTGTGGACCTTGTGAGCTTTGATGAAGCAATAGCGACTGCAGATTTCATCTCTTTGCATATGCCTCTTACGCCTGCTACTTCAAAGGTGCTCAATGATGAAACTtttggaaaaatgaagaagggTGTTAGAATTATTAATGTTGCTCGTGGAGGAGTGATTGATGAAGAAGCTCTGGTGAGAGCCCTGGACTCTGGACGTGTTGCTCAG GCGGCTCTTGATGTTTTCACAGAGGAGCCACCACCAGCAGATAGTAAGCTGGTACAGCATGAGAGGGTTACTGTGACTCCACATCTTGGTGCTAGTACAATGGAGGCTCAG GAAGGAGTTGCTATTGAAATTGCTGAGGCTGTTGTTGGAGCCTTGAAGGGAGAGCTTGCTGCCACTGCAGTTAATGCACCAATGGTTCCTGCTGAG GTCCTTACAGAGTTGAAACCATTTGTTGAACTGGCTGAGAAACTTGGTCGGCTTGCTGTCCAACTGGTAGCAGGAGGAAGTGGTGTGAAAACCGTGAAAGTGTCGTATGCTTCTTCGAGGGCCCCAGATGACCTTGACACAAGATTGCTCCGTGCCATGATCACCAAGGGTCTGATTGAGCCCATATCCGATGTTTTTGTGAACTTAGTTAATGCTGATTACACAGCCAAACAGAGAGGCCTCCGGTTAACTGAAGAACGAATTCTCCTAGATGGTTCACCTGAGAGTCCACTCGAATTCATCCAGGTTCAGATTGCCAATGTGGAATCAAAATTTGCCAGTGCCATATCCGAGTCTGGGGAGATCAAGGTCGAGGGACGAGTGAAGGATGGAGTTCCACATTTGACAAAGGTAGGATCTTTTGAGGTGGATGTGAGTTTGGAAGGCAGCATCATACTCTGCAGACAGGTTGATCAGCCGGGTATGATCGGCACAGTGGGAAGTATTTTGGGAAGTGAGAATGTGAATGTCAGTTTCATGAGTGTTGGAAGGGTTGCTCCCCGGAAGCATGCAGTGATGGCAATTGGAGTGGATGAACAACCCCGCAAAGAAACTTTGAAAAAGATTGGCGATGTTCCCGCCATAGAAGAGTTTGTTTTCCTTAAGTTGTAA